The Brevinematales bacterium genome contains a region encoding:
- a CDS encoding metal-sulfur cluster assembly factor → MTKEEVLDLLKAIYDPEIGLDIVNLGLIYRIDISEDAKSIELDMTLTSVGCPIGPTIINMVEEILKAKFENVKVNVVFDPPWSIDMISDEGKQALGIFY, encoded by the coding sequence ATGACAAAAGAAGAGGTTTTAGATCTTCTTAAAGCAATATATGATCCCGAAATAGGTCTTGACATAGTTAATTTAGGATTGATATACAGAATAGATATAAGTGAAGATGCTAAAAGCATAGAACTTGACATGACACTAACATCAGTAGGTTGTCCTATAGGACCAACTATTATAAATATGGTTGAAGAAATACTCAAAGCGAAGTTTGAAAATGTAAAAGTTAATGTAGTTTTTGATCCACCTTGGTCGATAGATATGATTTCAGATGAAGGTAAACAAGCTCTTGGAATATTCTACTGA
- a CDS encoding glycosyltransferase family 39 protein, whose translation MDLIRQYYWYFFVFVVGLSLFNIFFNLWELPIQEWDEARHGVNAYEMLKNGIWFANHYDGKPDFWNLKPPLGSWLISLSFSIFGINPFGLRFFSGLSAFLSILLIMLYAKSKYDEVTSVLSGIILSTCFSFIHVHGARTGDFDAIFTLLVLVAFILSELSNTNKYYIYASMFIFSMSFLLKSFASIIVGLLIASFFFMNRSYKKLNWYDYVLLPITAIIPVSVWVYGRYTFDGSVFFQKMFLYDLVERSTKAIEGHSSSIFFYLEPIFLKFLPWSLFFVIASIYGFFVLSKVYYKDGLTGIISLVKSRDWALVVYAISVLVPAFLVKTKTEWYVMPVFPALSIFIAKFLYLIPSRSKEFMSEGFTKLFNVVLITFFVIAETAILAQTLNPSLRVIQYKQGNLKDFVTETELQKIMYSGKIPEGAIVGIEGNITQSYYFLSKISGYKIVEIYKDSDLENVQYYITKCSNTNRFSTLYEKLHSYGAWCIVRIKSP comes from the coding sequence ATGGATCTCATTAGACAGTACTATTGGTATTTCTTTGTATTCGTAGTTGGACTAAGTTTGTTTAATATATTTTTTAATCTTTGGGAATTACCTATACAAGAGTGGGATGAGGCTCGTCATGGAGTAAATGCTTATGAAATGCTCAAAAACGGAATTTGGTTTGCTAACCATTATGATGGTAAACCTGATTTTTGGAATCTTAAACCTCCTTTAGGAAGTTGGCTTATTTCTTTATCTTTTTCAATATTTGGTATTAATCCATTCGGCCTCAGATTTTTTTCAGGACTGTCTGCTTTTCTTTCTATTTTACTGATTATGCTTTATGCTAAGAGTAAGTATGATGAGGTAACCTCCGTACTTTCAGGAATCATTCTTTCAACTTGCTTTTCATTCATACATGTTCACGGAGCAAGAACAGGTGATTTTGATGCTATATTTACCCTCTTGGTCTTAGTTGCTTTCATACTCTCTGAATTATCAAATACTAACAAGTATTACATTTATGCATCTATGTTTATATTTTCTATGTCATTCTTACTTAAAAGCTTTGCTAGTATAATTGTCGGACTTCTAATTGCATCATTTTTCTTTATGAATAGATCGTATAAAAAGTTGAATTGGTACGATTACGTCCTTTTACCTATTACTGCTATAATACCTGTAAGTGTATGGGTATACGGTAGATACACATTTGATGGTAGTGTCTTTTTTCAGAAAATGTTTCTTTACGATTTAGTGGAAAGAAGTACCAAAGCAATAGAAGGACATTCTTCATCTATATTTTTTTATCTTGAACCCATATTTCTAAAGTTTCTACCTTGGTCATTGTTTTTTGTAATTGCATCAATTTATGGATTTTTTGTTTTGAGTAAAGTTTATTACAAAGATGGACTAACAGGTATTATAAGCTTAGTAAAATCACGGGATTGGGCTTTAGTGGTCTATGCAATTTCAGTTTTAGTACCAGCATTCTTAGTTAAGACTAAAACAGAATGGTATGTAATGCCAGTATTTCCAGCATTATCAATTTTTATAGCAAAGTTTTTATATCTTATACCTTCTAGAAGCAAAGAGTTCATGTCTGAAGGTTTTACTAAGTTGTTTAATGTTGTATTAATCACATTTTTTGTAATTGCCGAAACTGCAATATTAGCTCAGACACTTAATCCAAGTTTAAGGGTAATTCAATACAAGCAAGGTAATCTCAAAGATTTTGTTACAGAAACAGAATTACAAAAGATCATGTATTCTGGTAAAATTCCTGAAGGAGCAATAGTTGGAATAGAAGGTAACATAACACAGTCTTACTATTTTTTGTCAAAAATTAGCGGCTACAAAATTGTAGAAATTTACAAAGATAGTGATTTGGAAAATGTTCAATATTACATTACAAAATGTAGTAATACAAATAGGTTTAGTACATTGTATGAAAAATTACACAGTTACGGTGCTTGGTGCATTGTTAGGATAAAGTCACCCTAG
- a CDS encoding polysaccharide biosynthesis protein, with protein sequence MPIEKVFEDKIVFITGATGTIGGGFLKYLVNNFYDSIREIRILSRDEYKLSKLMEEYRSFGKISPKLGDIRDLEIMKKYTVGVDILIHSAALKRVEFGEYYPYELVKTNIQGTYNIVEASIANKLEKVILVSTDKAVEPSSTYGATKLVAERIILSANVDERNNFGTLFSVVRLGNVINSRGSIFEIVNEKKKKREPVHITNKEMTRFWITIEESSRFIVKSLSIMIGGEIFIPKMPSTKVVDVVKLMYPEAEILETVPRPGEKINEKLVSEYEKRICFESEDCFVVYPEIINERKPIEATYLKEWKQVPIAKSLSSDNLISEVLNIDNA encoded by the coding sequence ATGCCCATTGAGAAAGTTTTTGAGGATAAAATAGTATTCATAACAGGGGCAACAGGTACTATAGGTGGAGGATTTCTAAAGTACTTAGTGAATAATTTTTATGATTCTATAAGAGAAATAAGAATACTAAGTAGAGATGAATACAAACTATCGAAGTTGATGGAAGAATACAGAAGTTTCGGTAAAATATCTCCTAAGTTAGGAGATATACGGGACTTGGAAATAATGAAAAAGTACACAGTAGGAGTTGATATTCTCATACACTCAGCAGCACTCAAAAGAGTAGAATTTGGTGAGTATTACCCTTATGAGCTAGTCAAGACAAACATACAAGGCACATATAACATAGTTGAAGCAAGTATTGCTAATAAATTAGAAAAAGTAATACTTGTTAGTACAGATAAAGCAGTAGAACCTTCAAGTACTTATGGTGCTACAAAACTCGTAGCCGAAAGGATAATATTATCAGCAAACGTTGACGAAAGGAATAACTTTGGAACATTGTTTTCCGTGGTTAGACTAGGCAATGTCATAAATAGTAGGGGTAGTATTTTTGAAATTGTGAATGAAAAAAAGAAAAAAAGAGAGCCTGTACATATTACAAATAAAGAGATGACTAGATTTTGGATAACTATTGAGGAATCGTCAAGATTCATAGTTAAATCGCTCTCAATTATGATAGGTGGTGAAATATTCATTCCTAAAATGCCCTCGACGAAAGTTGTTGATGTTGTAAAACTTATGTATCCTGAAGCGGAAATACTAGAGACTGTTCCAAGACCTGGAGAAAAAATAAACGAGAAACTAGTATCTGAGTACGAGAAAAGAATATGCTTTGAAAGTGAAGATTGTTTTGTAGTGTACCCGGAAATAATAAATGAAAGAAAACCAATAGAAGCAACCTATCTTAAAGAATGGAAACAGGTACCTATAGCAAAGTCACTATCAAGTGATAATCTAATTTCTGAAGTACTGAACATAGATAATGCCTAA
- a CDS encoding insulinase family protein → MAKDISDIQSIVESNRIDFRLPNGLEVVLLNVEGARSVNITLGFNAGSLYEDKPGVAYVTGQSILFKNKNYRMLEISEIIESLGGSINVSVNHDSSVISVKCLYEDIETVVPKLVDLVKGFEVDNQVLDILKPSIISGIRAKEDDPWDYTRKVFLKEIYGNHPYGREPEADEESIMSVTVNDVKSFYHNLYTPDNAILVFVGKVEKEKVRNLVEKMFGDWSSKRKLPKIPTVPQISARKEIKINKKLKQSTIRIGHISTSVTDKNRTELKILNFILGGGGFGSRLMEKVREKEGLAYGIFSNFYIDRKLNGYFFIGTQTESKNVLRTIQIITNEVEKIIKEGIEDKELEDTKNFARGSLLLGMESFSVIASFLISEKMFGLDRNYFLKEIEKISVIRKEDIHKVAREYIKPENFTIVIVGGE, encoded by the coding sequence ATGGCAAAAGATATTTCCGATATACAGTCAATAGTAGAATCAAATAGAATAGACTTCAGATTACCAAATGGACTTGAAGTAGTACTTCTTAATGTAGAAGGAGCAAGAAGTGTGAATATAACATTAGGATTCAACGCAGGAAGTTTGTATGAAGATAAACCTGGTGTTGCATATGTAACGGGGCAATCCATATTGTTTAAGAACAAAAACTATAGAATGCTTGAAATATCAGAAATAATAGAGAGCCTGGGTGGTAGTATAAATGTAAGCGTAAATCATGACAGCTCTGTTATATCAGTAAAATGTTTATATGAGGATATTGAAACGGTAGTGCCAAAACTAGTAGACCTTGTGAAAGGATTTGAAGTTGATAACCAAGTTTTGGATATACTTAAACCCAGCATAATTTCAGGCATTAGAGCAAAAGAAGATGATCCTTGGGACTATACAAGAAAAGTGTTTCTGAAAGAAATATATGGCAACCATCCCTATGGAAGAGAACCTGAAGCTGATGAAGAAAGTATAATGTCAGTGACAGTTAATGATGTGAAAAGTTTTTACCATAATTTGTATACTCCTGATAATGCTATACTTGTCTTTGTTGGAAAAGTAGAAAAAGAAAAAGTTAGAAACCTAGTAGAAAAGATGTTTGGAGATTGGAGCAGCAAAAGAAAGTTGCCTAAAATTCCGACAGTACCACAGATCTCAGCGAGGAAGGAGATTAAGATAAACAAAAAACTAAAACAATCAACAATCAGAATAGGACATATCTCAACAAGTGTAACTGATAAAAACAGAACAGAGCTAAAGATACTCAATTTTATTCTTGGTGGGGGAGGATTTGGTTCTAGACTTATGGAGAAAGTAAGAGAAAAAGAAGGACTTGCTTATGGTATATTTAGTAACTTCTATATAGATAGAAAGTTAAATGGGTACTTTTTTATAGGAACACAGACAGAAAGCAAGAATGTTTTGAGAACGATACAAATAATAACAAACGAAGTAGAGAAAATAATCAAAGAAGGTATAGAAGATAAAGAGTTAGAGGATACAAAAAATTTTGCTAGAGGATCACTATTGCTAGGGATGGAGAGTTTCTCGGTGATTGCCTCGTTTCTGATTTCAGAGAAAATGTTTGGATTAGATAGAAACTATTTCCTTAAAGAAATAGAAAAAATTTCCGTAATAAGAAAAGAGGATATACACAAAGTAGCAAGAGAATATATCAAGCCTGAAAATTTCACAATAGTGATAGTGGGAGGTGAATGA
- a CDS encoding DUF3467 domain-containing protein — MEKKELQLELPENQDITHYSNLVIISFNEDEFILDFARVMPGNRNPRIVSRVVLNPRNAKRLAGLLSNNIVEYENKFGSIILPEFGKDAH; from the coding sequence ATGGAAAAAAAAGAACTTCAACTAGAGCTTCCGGAGAATCAGGATATAACGCATTATTCAAACTTAGTAATAATATCATTTAATGAAGACGAATTTATACTGGATTTTGCTAGAGTTATGCCAGGAAATCGTAACCCTAGAATAGTATCAAGAGTAGTATTAAACCCAAGGAATGCTAAGAGACTTGCAGGTTTGCTATCAAATAACATAGTTGAATATGAGAATAAATTTGGCTCCATAATACTTCCGGAGTTTGGTAAAGATGCCCATTGA